A region of Triplophysa rosa linkage group LG16, Trosa_1v2, whole genome shotgun sequence DNA encodes the following proteins:
- the fam131ba gene encoding uncharacterized protein fam131ba isoform X5, translating into MKDKVTKPTAMAQGRVAHMIEWQSWGIPSAGPEGGAGRSNLVRERERRLENDAYSDLSDGEKEARMAAGIMQQFAISEATLSAWNSMYGESFCADSNQGSVAHLSEVNQESITSRDQPLHHSSAEVWPRTYVSHGLYCLSSSDAWEPISNEPSGVASPAAGSYIMAGGASGEGYDGSAHYLTQQQLTLQQQNHLQQLQQYQQQQLLQYQQSLEHRLHSTSHSLQATPNSTIHSLGPPTHPRLADLWAAAQVEPHQMEMMAEMGMAEVYAVESTAETECIPEQREEEEIKEDITLTLKPELTSVTPALTPPPQREDSTPPRGMSPEQAPAEPMAEHMAYEVTSCVVQSLEEVEVENGAIVVVATN; encoded by the exons ATGAAGGATAAAGTGACCAAGCCCACCGCTATGGCTCAGGGTCGTGTGGCACATATGATCGAGTGGCAGAGCTGGGGCATACCATCAGCAGGGCCGGAAGGGGGAGCGGGTCGTTCCAACCTGGTCCGCGAGAGGGAAAGACGGCTCGAAAATGATGCTTATAGTGACTTGAGCGATGGGGAGAAAGAGGCGAGAATGGCAGCAG GAATCATGCAGCAGTTTGCCATATCCGAGGCAACACTGTCAGCCTGGAACTCAATGTATGGAGAGAGTTTCTGTGCAGACTCCAACCAGGGCAGTGTTGCTCACCTCAGTGAAGTCAACCAGGAGAGCATCACCAGCAGAG ACCAGCCATTGCATCATTCCTCTGCAGAAGTGTGGCCTCGCACCTACGTCTCCCATGGCCTTTACTGCCTCTCCTCCTCTGATGCATGGGAGCCAATCAGCAACGAGCCCTCGGGCGTGGCTTCACCTGCCGCAGGCTCCTACATAATGGCGGGCGGGGCTTCGGGTGAGGGTTACGATGGCTCCGCCCACTACCTGACGCAGCAGCAGCTGACGTTGCAGCAGCAGAACCACCTGCAGCAGCTGCAACAGTATCAGCAGCAACAGCTCCTGCAATACCAACAG TCATTGGAACATCGACTGCACAGCACCTCCCACTCCTTACAAGCCACGCCCAACAGCACTATCCATAGCCTGGGCCCACCCACTCACCCGAGACTGGCTGACTTGTGGGCCGCAGCACAGGTGGAGCCCCATCAAATGGAAATGATGGCAGAAATGGGAATGGCGGAAGTTTATGCGGTAGAATCCACTGCGGAGACTGAATGCATCCCTGAgcagagagaggaggaggaaaTTAAG GAGGATATAACATTAACACTCAAACCCGAGCTGACATCGGTAACTCCCGCCCTAACCCCTCCACCACAGAGAGAAGACTCCACCCCACCTAGGGGCATGAGCCCGGAGCAAGCACCAGCAGAGCCAATGGCTGAGCACATGGCCTACGAGGTCACATCCTGCGTCGTCCAATCGCTGGAGGAAGTGGAAGTGGAGAATGGGGCTATTGTTGTTGTGGCAACCAACTGA
- the fam131ba gene encoding uncharacterized protein fam131ba isoform X2 — MGCIGSRTITADAVPVRKDGEQHGRAEYSWEGINLSMEDTTSILPRLKRNSDSYGIGALAKSSLSGVTRSMKDKVTKPTAMAQGRVAHMIEWQSWGIPSAGPEGGAGRSNLVRERERRLENDAYSDLSDGEKEARMAAGIMQQFAISEATLSAWNSMYGESFCADSNQGSVAHLSEVNQESITSRDQPLHHSSAEVWPRTYVSHGLYCLSSSDAWEPISNEPSGVASPAAGSYIMAGGASGEGYDGSAHYLTQQQLTLQQQNHLQQLQQYQQQQLLQYQQSLEHRLHSTSHSLQATPNSTIHSLGPPTHPRLADLWAAAQVEPHQMEMMAEMGMAEVYAVESTAETECIPEQREEEEIKEDITLTLKPELTSVTPALTPPPQREDSTPPRGMSPEQAPAEPMAEHMAYEVTSCVVQSLEEVEVENGAIVVVATN, encoded by the exons ATGGGCTGCATCGGCTCCCGCACCATCA CGGCGGATGCAGTTCCTGTTCGGAAAGATGGGGAGCAG CATGGACGTGCCGAGTATTCCTGGGAAGGAATCAAT ctgTCTATGGAGGACACCACCTCGATTTTGCCTCGTCTAAAGCGAAACTCAGACTCTTACGGGATTGGAGCTCTGGCTAAGTCCTCTCTGTCAG ggGTAACTAGATCGATGAAGGATAAAGTGACCAAGCCCACCGCTATGGCTCAGGGTCGTGTGGCACATATGATCGAGTGGCAGAGCTGGGGCATACCATCAGCAGGGCCGGAAGGGGGAGCGGGTCGTTCCAACCTGGTCCGCGAGAGGGAAAGACGGCTCGAAAATGATGCTTATAGTGACTTGAGCGATGGGGAGAAAGAGGCGAGAATGGCAGCAG GAATCATGCAGCAGTTTGCCATATCCGAGGCAACACTGTCAGCCTGGAACTCAATGTATGGAGAGAGTTTCTGTGCAGACTCCAACCAGGGCAGTGTTGCTCACCTCAGTGAAGTCAACCAGGAGAGCATCACCAGCAGAG ACCAGCCATTGCATCATTCCTCTGCAGAAGTGTGGCCTCGCACCTACGTCTCCCATGGCCTTTACTGCCTCTCCTCCTCTGATGCATGGGAGCCAATCAGCAACGAGCCCTCGGGCGTGGCTTCACCTGCCGCAGGCTCCTACATAATGGCGGGCGGGGCTTCGGGTGAGGGTTACGATGGCTCCGCCCACTACCTGACGCAGCAGCAGCTGACGTTGCAGCAGCAGAACCACCTGCAGCAGCTGCAACAGTATCAGCAGCAACAGCTCCTGCAATACCAACAG TCATTGGAACATCGACTGCACAGCACCTCCCACTCCTTACAAGCCACGCCCAACAGCACTATCCATAGCCTGGGCCCACCCACTCACCCGAGACTGGCTGACTTGTGGGCCGCAGCACAGGTGGAGCCCCATCAAATGGAAATGATGGCAGAAATGGGAATGGCGGAAGTTTATGCGGTAGAATCCACTGCGGAGACTGAATGCATCCCTGAgcagagagaggaggaggaaaTTAAG GAGGATATAACATTAACACTCAAACCCGAGCTGACATCGGTAACTCCCGCCCTAACCCCTCCACCACAGAGAGAAGACTCCACCCCACCTAGGGGCATGAGCCCGGAGCAAGCACCAGCAGAGCCAATGGCTGAGCACATGGCCTACGAGGTCACATCCTGCGTCGTCCAATCGCTGGAGGAAGTGGAAGTGGAGAATGGGGCTATTGTTGTTGTGGCAACCAACTGA
- the fam131ba gene encoding uncharacterized protein fam131ba isoform X4, producing MGCIGSRTITADAVPVRKDGEQLSMEDTTSILPRLKRNSDSYGIGALAKSSLSGVTRSMKDKVTKPTAMAQGRVAHMIEWQSWGIPSAGPEGGAGRSNLVRERERRLENDAYSDLSDGEKEARMAAGIMQQFAISEATLSAWNSMYGESFCADSNQGSVAHLSEVNQESITSRDQPLHHSSAEVWPRTYVSHGLYCLSSSDAWEPISNEPSGVASPAAGSYIMAGGASGEGYDGSAHYLTQQQLTLQQQNHLQQLQQYQQQQLLQYQQSLEHRLHSTSHSLQATPNSTIHSLGPPTHPRLADLWAAAQVEPHQMEMMAEMGMAEVYAVESTAETECIPEQREEEEIKEDITLTLKPELTSVTPALTPPPQREDSTPPRGMSPEQAPAEPMAEHMAYEVTSCVVQSLEEVEVENGAIVVVATN from the exons ATGGGCTGCATCGGCTCCCGCACCATCA CGGCGGATGCAGTTCCTGTTCGGAAAGATGGGGAGCAG ctgTCTATGGAGGACACCACCTCGATTTTGCCTCGTCTAAAGCGAAACTCAGACTCTTACGGGATTGGAGCTCTGGCTAAGTCCTCTCTGTCAG ggGTAACTAGATCGATGAAGGATAAAGTGACCAAGCCCACCGCTATGGCTCAGGGTCGTGTGGCACATATGATCGAGTGGCAGAGCTGGGGCATACCATCAGCAGGGCCGGAAGGGGGAGCGGGTCGTTCCAACCTGGTCCGCGAGAGGGAAAGACGGCTCGAAAATGATGCTTATAGTGACTTGAGCGATGGGGAGAAAGAGGCGAGAATGGCAGCAG GAATCATGCAGCAGTTTGCCATATCCGAGGCAACACTGTCAGCCTGGAACTCAATGTATGGAGAGAGTTTCTGTGCAGACTCCAACCAGGGCAGTGTTGCTCACCTCAGTGAAGTCAACCAGGAGAGCATCACCAGCAGAG ACCAGCCATTGCATCATTCCTCTGCAGAAGTGTGGCCTCGCACCTACGTCTCCCATGGCCTTTACTGCCTCTCCTCCTCTGATGCATGGGAGCCAATCAGCAACGAGCCCTCGGGCGTGGCTTCACCTGCCGCAGGCTCCTACATAATGGCGGGCGGGGCTTCGGGTGAGGGTTACGATGGCTCCGCCCACTACCTGACGCAGCAGCAGCTGACGTTGCAGCAGCAGAACCACCTGCAGCAGCTGCAACAGTATCAGCAGCAACAGCTCCTGCAATACCAACAG TCATTGGAACATCGACTGCACAGCACCTCCCACTCCTTACAAGCCACGCCCAACAGCACTATCCATAGCCTGGGCCCACCCACTCACCCGAGACTGGCTGACTTGTGGGCCGCAGCACAGGTGGAGCCCCATCAAATGGAAATGATGGCAGAAATGGGAATGGCGGAAGTTTATGCGGTAGAATCCACTGCGGAGACTGAATGCATCCCTGAgcagagagaggaggaggaaaTTAAG GAGGATATAACATTAACACTCAAACCCGAGCTGACATCGGTAACTCCCGCCCTAACCCCTCCACCACAGAGAGAAGACTCCACCCCACCTAGGGGCATGAGCCCGGAGCAAGCACCAGCAGAGCCAATGGCTGAGCACATGGCCTACGAGGTCACATCCTGCGTCGTCCAATCGCTGGAGGAAGTGGAAGTGGAGAATGGGGCTATTGTTGTTGTGGCAACCAACTGA
- the fam131ba gene encoding uncharacterized protein fam131ba isoform X3, with product MGCIGSRTITADAVPVRKDGEQLSMEDTTSILPRLKRNSDSYGIGALAKSSLSGVSGVTRSMKDKVTKPTAMAQGRVAHMIEWQSWGIPSAGPEGGAGRSNLVRERERRLENDAYSDLSDGEKEARMAAGIMQQFAISEATLSAWNSMYGESFCADSNQGSVAHLSEVNQESITSRDQPLHHSSAEVWPRTYVSHGLYCLSSSDAWEPISNEPSGVASPAAGSYIMAGGASGEGYDGSAHYLTQQQLTLQQQNHLQQLQQYQQQQLLQYQQSLEHRLHSTSHSLQATPNSTIHSLGPPTHPRLADLWAAAQVEPHQMEMMAEMGMAEVYAVESTAETECIPEQREEEEIKEDITLTLKPELTSVTPALTPPPQREDSTPPRGMSPEQAPAEPMAEHMAYEVTSCVVQSLEEVEVENGAIVVVATN from the exons ATGGGCTGCATCGGCTCCCGCACCATCA CGGCGGATGCAGTTCCTGTTCGGAAAGATGGGGAGCAG ctgTCTATGGAGGACACCACCTCGATTTTGCCTCGTCTAAAGCGAAACTCAGACTCTTACGGGATTGGAGCTCTGGCTAAGTCCTCTCTGTCAGGTGTGTCAG ggGTAACTAGATCGATGAAGGATAAAGTGACCAAGCCCACCGCTATGGCTCAGGGTCGTGTGGCACATATGATCGAGTGGCAGAGCTGGGGCATACCATCAGCAGGGCCGGAAGGGGGAGCGGGTCGTTCCAACCTGGTCCGCGAGAGGGAAAGACGGCTCGAAAATGATGCTTATAGTGACTTGAGCGATGGGGAGAAAGAGGCGAGAATGGCAGCAG GAATCATGCAGCAGTTTGCCATATCCGAGGCAACACTGTCAGCCTGGAACTCAATGTATGGAGAGAGTTTCTGTGCAGACTCCAACCAGGGCAGTGTTGCTCACCTCAGTGAAGTCAACCAGGAGAGCATCACCAGCAGAG ACCAGCCATTGCATCATTCCTCTGCAGAAGTGTGGCCTCGCACCTACGTCTCCCATGGCCTTTACTGCCTCTCCTCCTCTGATGCATGGGAGCCAATCAGCAACGAGCCCTCGGGCGTGGCTTCACCTGCCGCAGGCTCCTACATAATGGCGGGCGGGGCTTCGGGTGAGGGTTACGATGGCTCCGCCCACTACCTGACGCAGCAGCAGCTGACGTTGCAGCAGCAGAACCACCTGCAGCAGCTGCAACAGTATCAGCAGCAACAGCTCCTGCAATACCAACAG TCATTGGAACATCGACTGCACAGCACCTCCCACTCCTTACAAGCCACGCCCAACAGCACTATCCATAGCCTGGGCCCACCCACTCACCCGAGACTGGCTGACTTGTGGGCCGCAGCACAGGTGGAGCCCCATCAAATGGAAATGATGGCAGAAATGGGAATGGCGGAAGTTTATGCGGTAGAATCCACTGCGGAGACTGAATGCATCCCTGAgcagagagaggaggaggaaaTTAAG GAGGATATAACATTAACACTCAAACCCGAGCTGACATCGGTAACTCCCGCCCTAACCCCTCCACCACAGAGAGAAGACTCCACCCCACCTAGGGGCATGAGCCCGGAGCAAGCACCAGCAGAGCCAATGGCTGAGCACATGGCCTACGAGGTCACATCCTGCGTCGTCCAATCGCTGGAGGAAGTGGAAGTGGAGAATGGGGCTATTGTTGTTGTGGCAACCAACTGA
- the fam131ba gene encoding uncharacterized protein fam131ba isoform X1 — translation MGCIGSRTITADAVPVRKDGEQHGRAEYSWEGINLSMEDTTSILPRLKRNSDSYGIGALAKSSLSGVSGVTRSMKDKVTKPTAMAQGRVAHMIEWQSWGIPSAGPEGGAGRSNLVRERERRLENDAYSDLSDGEKEARMAAGIMQQFAISEATLSAWNSMYGESFCADSNQGSVAHLSEVNQESITSRDQPLHHSSAEVWPRTYVSHGLYCLSSSDAWEPISNEPSGVASPAAGSYIMAGGASGEGYDGSAHYLTQQQLTLQQQNHLQQLQQYQQQQLLQYQQSLEHRLHSTSHSLQATPNSTIHSLGPPTHPRLADLWAAAQVEPHQMEMMAEMGMAEVYAVESTAETECIPEQREEEEIKEDITLTLKPELTSVTPALTPPPQREDSTPPRGMSPEQAPAEPMAEHMAYEVTSCVVQSLEEVEVENGAIVVVATN, via the exons ATGGGCTGCATCGGCTCCCGCACCATCA CGGCGGATGCAGTTCCTGTTCGGAAAGATGGGGAGCAG CATGGACGTGCCGAGTATTCCTGGGAAGGAATCAAT ctgTCTATGGAGGACACCACCTCGATTTTGCCTCGTCTAAAGCGAAACTCAGACTCTTACGGGATTGGAGCTCTGGCTAAGTCCTCTCTGTCAGGTGTGTCAG ggGTAACTAGATCGATGAAGGATAAAGTGACCAAGCCCACCGCTATGGCTCAGGGTCGTGTGGCACATATGATCGAGTGGCAGAGCTGGGGCATACCATCAGCAGGGCCGGAAGGGGGAGCGGGTCGTTCCAACCTGGTCCGCGAGAGGGAAAGACGGCTCGAAAATGATGCTTATAGTGACTTGAGCGATGGGGAGAAAGAGGCGAGAATGGCAGCAG GAATCATGCAGCAGTTTGCCATATCCGAGGCAACACTGTCAGCCTGGAACTCAATGTATGGAGAGAGTTTCTGTGCAGACTCCAACCAGGGCAGTGTTGCTCACCTCAGTGAAGTCAACCAGGAGAGCATCACCAGCAGAG ACCAGCCATTGCATCATTCCTCTGCAGAAGTGTGGCCTCGCACCTACGTCTCCCATGGCCTTTACTGCCTCTCCTCCTCTGATGCATGGGAGCCAATCAGCAACGAGCCCTCGGGCGTGGCTTCACCTGCCGCAGGCTCCTACATAATGGCGGGCGGGGCTTCGGGTGAGGGTTACGATGGCTCCGCCCACTACCTGACGCAGCAGCAGCTGACGTTGCAGCAGCAGAACCACCTGCAGCAGCTGCAACAGTATCAGCAGCAACAGCTCCTGCAATACCAACAG TCATTGGAACATCGACTGCACAGCACCTCCCACTCCTTACAAGCCACGCCCAACAGCACTATCCATAGCCTGGGCCCACCCACTCACCCGAGACTGGCTGACTTGTGGGCCGCAGCACAGGTGGAGCCCCATCAAATGGAAATGATGGCAGAAATGGGAATGGCGGAAGTTTATGCGGTAGAATCCACTGCGGAGACTGAATGCATCCCTGAgcagagagaggaggaggaaaTTAAG GAGGATATAACATTAACACTCAAACCCGAGCTGACATCGGTAACTCCCGCCCTAACCCCTCCACCACAGAGAGAAGACTCCACCCCACCTAGGGGCATGAGCCCGGAGCAAGCACCAGCAGAGCCAATGGCTGAGCACATGGCCTACGAGGTCACATCCTGCGTCGTCCAATCGCTGGAGGAAGTGGAAGTGGAGAATGGGGCTATTGTTGTTGTGGCAACCAACTGA